Genomic DNA from Fusarium keratoplasticum isolate Fu6.1 chromosome 2, whole genome shotgun sequence:
TCGTCCGACATTGGCGGCTCTATTCGCGCACCGGCCGCTTTTAATGGGCTCTACGCTCTTCGACCTACGGCGATGCGCGTTCCCAAGAATCTGTGGGAGGGTACCATGACTGGGCAGATGTCCATCAGGGACTCTGCCGGCCCGGTGTGTCACTCGGTCGATGACGTCCGTCTCTTTACCCGCCTTTTGGTTGCCAACGAGAAGGCTCGGTACGACACCAATGCTGTTCCCGTCCCATGGAGGGAGGTTAAATTGCCACAAAAGTTATGCGTCGGTATCATGAAGTGGGACCGCGTTGTCATGCCTCAGCCCCCGGTGCTCAGGGCTATTGAGCACACCCAGAGAGTCCTCCTGGAAGCTGGATACGAAGGTCTGCCCGCGAGAAATCATTGCACTGCACTGGGTGCTAACCTTTGGAAGTTGTCGAGTTCGAGCCCCCCTTTGACTGCTGGGAGTTGGTTAAGTGCTTCGTATGGCGTCTCTTGCTGAGAGTGAGTACCTAGCTAACTGTTATAGTTTGACATTAACTTTCAAATGGGAGGGCAAGACACCATCGTCAGAGTTACCGATGCCGGAGAACCTCTTGTTCCAGCCTTTGCCGACCTCCTGAAAGTATACAGCGCCATGTCTCTCACTGCCTCTGAGTCTATGCAGGTAGGCCATATCTCAGCCAATCCCTAAATGGCGGAACTGACGTTTCCGATGCAGCTTAACCTCAAGATGAGAGCCTTCAAAGTTCAATTTGCGAACGCTTGGGACAAGACAAAGGACTCGACACCCACCGGCCGTCCAATCGACGCGCTCATCTGTCCCGTCGCCCCGTCGGCCGGCATTCCTCACGACTTCAACATTTACTGGGGATACACTTGCATGTGGAACCTCCTCGATTATCCTTCGACTGTGTTGCCGATCCCGAACTTCAAGATTACCTCAGAGACGGACCCTCCCGACCTGGCTTACCATCCTTTGACGACGAATCCATACGACAAGGCCAACCATGA
This window encodes:
- a CDS encoding Amidase domain-containing protein, translating into MAANWQNISKEAQANLLQSIPPRWRIDATSYDHLSDVTRVPLTCGLLSPRQIEITELTVTELAACIRSRALRATEILEAFVGRAAIAHQLVFCLTDWFYDEALERCKALDAMLDSGGEPIGPLHGIPVALKDTYSVKGHVTTRGYVINKAEPTISGHDSDVVRILREAGAVFFCRTAMPQTGFILETVSNLWGRTLNPFNRNLGAGGSSGGDGALVAMKGCPIAPSSDIGGSIRAPAAFNGLYALRPTAMRVPKNLWEGTMTGQMSIRDSAGPVCHSVDDVRLFTRLLVANEKARYDTNAVPVPWREVKLPQKLCVGIMKWDRVVMPQPPVLRAIEHTQRVLLEAGYEVVEFEPPFDCWELVKCFFDINFQMGGQDTIVRVTDAGEPLVPAFADLLKVYSAMSLTASESMQLNLKMRAFKVQFANAWDKTKDSTPTGRPIDALICPVAPSAGIPHDFNIYWGYTCMWNLLDYPSTVLPIPNFKITSETDPPDLAYHPLTTNPYDKANHEMYNPALFSNQPSTIQIVGRPFDDEELIEITAAIDEQLRSKDIISPKL